In Neospora caninum Liverpool complete genome, chromosome II, the following are encoded in one genomic region:
- a CDS encoding pollux, isoform A, related: MKKSAAMAALEGRTLLTASGAREEGEKEGEDGGREEDVGRNPNRGRDGDADAVLPICTRGGLLAASVNGMEERHPGGEAEDRKRQLDARERDTPGRQGAGEAKGDGRKRESLDAQRDTSVQISESEDSPDASAAHIGVTASRGSGRGDSGVCTPLTQAGHGGTGDGDESPEERGGRIDAEEALDAAERTRFSGVQAREKERDTGDTNDAGEKSRHFVSPGLTSEKRQEEGRGAADVEHVLGSRRSRHEISPQVSTPPSSGHTSLLSSPCPSSLPSLSSSPSPSSSPSLSSSSPSLPCLSSAHPAAASSGSLSGEDVAQVVERLRREKAEATEIFAETVSRYDEEIRFLRAQLAACGGPQRAPQPHASSKSEGSLPRHRSASSFSFVFSSFQSSGRSPVRERERPRTGDSSALFPRYASYGRRRRDKSTSSLSSPPSSLSLPGVSSSSPLASLDEAAPSSALLRMSGDEGNVPIAEKLVESDRSRSLPNGPPAGETALPPLPISTGGNILLEKGEEKKEDGAGAGNEAASHASRTGIPFSTLTEKTRFPFASGIRTSGSKSGITAFAISPRHGQANVVSVASPWREEAASAAALRCTYTAEGRGLEEGCRPDAVGGAAGASPERKTGEGRGAGELRIEPPECTDTSHGGRLKQLGERRPGKDESSPKASLHRVASRIAATSVAKKLYGMGRLASSLHHSSSHAPEPKSSTPSASPSFLAAAGFALGTEKEESPFSVGSTNSYTPLPANAPVETGACTASVEAPGEATGTPASATSTRQDVASSSRFFQDGVSAAAASRNPLAEAARAEACGEAERARTEEAEERPVPAPETGEAADKEDSVFSRSAVSKKDRRISLGAGFARFASGAVATAPAGPPLARSQTSTAALTSGEKADSSVSMGVSRSWRALLFSRDKTSTHSSSSSSSSSSSSSSSSSSSLASFASSSVLSSRGGTSGGKGREKREEGLGASTGRETGQLYLPSSLRFRSKGAKESRLAAATARRPAVDAVDPSVLSAATWIDVILPDWNSQRGSALFSRLLHAGVPTEVRGEVWKKAVGDQLLITPRLYEILLSRVQHVRSYLVRTNRRYRDRIAETMRTDEERDQEERDQEARKEKTEKEKNEGDARGRDRDAGAPTEKAGEEGNGRRSRECCPCCRHGAARESPGEREESTRSPVARRLPSRSDQDNPKLHVDGPASKNRPSSVSGSEETRSASLAPQTCCCCCVTCGGCKLSASEPVSASAAPASFSTCPCGFFNWEPGVFSAFQTIAMDLHRTLPRLGACRTRVSRPAREENRRGGVETPEALAGKTENQPGREGGKTERGEETEARETMESEAEVEKESMETEVKAEEMVETRGETNREVGGAGENAPGDEVQGDQGKARRIGESRNEERTGTENDEDGNSKEEGQTLNLATSESRPVAGVSGKEEYIEEAKEEDAASLQKGNDRQSAKKPSQEEDREDTRERFAGSVRRGSPSKSNFVTVQRPGYCNPPSSSSSSSSSSSSSSSSSSSSSCSSSSSSSSFSSSSASSSRSRSKSRERVDTQAVQPLPFCVPASHMMYEYLRCVLEAYAVFRPDVGYVQGMAYLAGAFLLYMDEYSTFVCLSNLLLRKSLHAFYTFDMAVVGLYFRTFDALLAEKLPRTAAHFEALGISSDMFLIEWMYTLFTRCLPFELVSRVWDFFLVEGDIVLFQASLAILAYFQDELLSGSLDECMAVLSSSTTTHFQAMEALRRELRLAPITASIFTVAATLLPF; encoded by the exons ATGAAGAAATCTGCTGCTATGGCAGCCCTGGAAGGCCGCACTCTACTGACTGCCAGTGGGgcccgagaagaaggggagaaggagggagaagatggagggcgagaagaagacgtggGGAGGAACCCGAATCGAGGACGAGATGGAGACGCGGATGCTGTTCTGCCCATTTGTACTCGGGGAGGGCTACTTGCGGCGTCAGTGAACGGAATGGAGGAAAGACATCCAGGaggggaggcagaagacaggaaacgtCAACTGGACGCTCGGGAACGGGACACCCCAGGACGGCAAGGTgcaggagaagcgaaaggcgacggcaggaagagggaaagccTGGATGCGCAGAGAGATACAAGCGTGCAGATCAGCGAATCAGAGGATTCGCCTGACGCTTCTGCCGCCCACATTGGTGTGACCGCCAGCAGGGGGTCGGGACGAGGCGactcgggtgtatgtacaccgctTACACAGGCGGGACACGGTGGcacaggcgacggcgacgaatccccagaagaacgaggaggccGGATagacgccgaagaagccCTGGACGCAGCTGAGAGAACGCGGTTCTCCGGTGTACaggcaagggagaaggaaagagacacgggcGACACAaacgacgcaggagagaagtcACGACATTTCGTCTCACCTGGACTGACATCGGAaaagcgacaggaagagggACGCGGGGCAGCAGACGTCGAACATGTCCTCGGAAGCAGGCGATCCCGGCACGAGATCTCTCCTCAGGTTTCCacgcctccttcctcgggccacacgtctcttctctcttcgccttgtccttcgtctttgccttctctttcttcttcgccttccccttcttcttcgccttctctttcttcgtcctcgccctcgttaccctgtctttcctctgcaCATCccgccgctgcttcttctgggAGCCTCTCAGGTGAAGAC GTGGCGCAGGTTGTCGAACgtctgcggagagagaaggcggaggcgacggagatTTTCGCGGAGACAGTTTCGCGCTACGACGAAGAAATCCGTTTCCTTAGAGCGCAGCTGGCTGCGTGTGGCGGGCCGCAGCGGGCGCCCCAGCCGCATGCGTCTTCGAAATCGGAGGGTTCCCTCCCTCGACACcgttctgcgtcttctttctcgtttgtcttctcgtccttccaATCGTCTGGGCGGTCCCCGGTAagggaacgagaaagacCGCGCACCGGCGACAgctccgctctctttccccgttACGCGTCCTacgggaggcggcgccggGACAAGAGCACCTCATCGCTCTCTTCACCGccctcttccttgtcgcttccgggtgtctcttcgaGCAGTCCACTTGCGTCTCTCGACGAGGCTGCCCCGTCCTCCGCGTTGTTGCGCATGTCAGGGGATGAAGGAAACGTACCGATTGCAGAGAAGCTCGTGGAAAGCGATCGTTCGCGGAGCCTCCCCAACGGGCCTCCAGCTGGGGAGACAGCTCTGCCTCCGCTGCCGATTTCCACAGGGGGCAACATCTTGctcgagaagggagaagagaagaaggaagatgGAGCCGGCGCAGGGAATGAGGCCGCATCGCATGCATCCCGGACCGGAATTCCCTTCTCCACCCTTACAGAGAAGACCCGAtttcctttcgcctctgGAATTCGGACAAGTGGAAGCAAAAGTGGGATCACAGCATTCGCGATATCGCCTCGACACGGCCAAGCGAATGTGGTCTCCGTAGCCTCGCCGtggcgcgaggaagcagccTCAGCGGCCGCtctcaggtgtacatacaccgcagaGGGTAGGGGTTTGGAGGAGGGTTGCCGTCCTGACGCAGtgggaggcgccgcaggcgcctcaCCCGAACGGAAAACTGGGGAGGGGCGCGGCGCAGGCGAGCTCCGGATAGAACCGCcggagtgtacagacacctcgcACGGCGGGCGGCTGAAGCAGTTGGGAGAGCGAAGACCCGGCAAGGACGAGTCCAGCCCGAAGGCGTCGCTGCATCGCGTGGCGAGCCGCATTGCGGCCACGAGTGTCGCAAAGAAACTCTATGGGATGGGCCGGCTCGCTTCCAGCCTGCACCACAGCTCCTCGCATGCGCCAGAGCCCAAGTCCTCCacgccttccgcgtctccatcGTTCTTAGCGGCGGCGGGATTCGCGCtggggacggagaaggaagagtcGCCCTTCAGCGTAGGCAGCACGAACTCGTACACGCCTCTCCCTGCCAATGCCCCTGTCGAGACAGGCGCCTGCACGGCGTCCGTGGAAGCCCCTGGAGAGGCAACGGGGACTCCGGCTTCGGCAACCTCGACACGACAGGACGTGGCCAGCTCTTCGAGGTTTTTTCAAGatggtgtctccgcggcggcggcgtcgcGAAACCCGCtcgcagaggcggcgcgtgCAGAGGCgtgcggagaagcggaaagagcccggacagaagaggcagaagagaggcctGTTCCTGCTCccgagacgggagaggccGCCGACAAAGAGGACTCCGTGTTCTCGCGGTCTGCCGTCTcgaagaaagacaggcgAATCTCGCTCGGAGCCGGCTTCGCTCGGTTCGCGAGTGGCGCGGTGGCCACTGCCCCAGCCGGCCCGCCGCTGGCTCGGAGTCAAACAAGCACCGCGGCGCTCaccagtggagagaaagccgaCAGCAGTGTAAGCATGGGCGTGAGTCGATCTTGGCGAGCGCTCCTCTTCAGCCGAGACAAGACCTCAACgcactcttcctcttcttcctcttcttcttcctcttcttcttcctcttcttcttcctcttcgttggcatcgtttgcttcttcctctgttttgtcCTCGCGTGGAGGGACGTCGGGGGGGAAggggcgcgagaagcgcgaggagggCCTTGGCGCCTCGACGGGTCGGGAAACAGGCCAGCTGTACCTGCCGAGCagccttcgcttccgcagcaaaggcgcgaaggagagTCGCCTCGCGGCGGCGACTGCGCGACGGCCCGCCGTGGACGCCGTGGATCCGAGCGTGCTGTCGGCGGCCACGTGGATTGACGTGATCCTTCCCGACTGGAACAGCCAGCGGGGGtccgcgctcttctcccggCTCCTCCATGCAGGCGTCCCGACGGAAGTTCGCGGCGAAGTGTGGAAGAAGGCGGTTGGAGACCAGCTGCTGATCACCCCCCGGCTCTATGAGATTCTCCTCAGCCGCGTGCAACACGTGCGGAGCTACCTCGTACGCACGAACCGCCGCTATCGAGACCGGATCGCCGAAACCATGAGgaccgacgaagagagagatcaagaagagcgagatcaggaagcgcgaaaagagaagaccgagaaggaaaagaacgagggagacgcgcgtggacgcgacagagacgccggggcgccgacggagaaggcgggagaggagggaaatgGCAGGCGAAGCCGGGAGTGCTGTCCATGCTGCCGACACggggcagcgagagagagcccgggcgagagagaagagagcacaCGCAGTCCCGTGGCACGCAGGTTGCCTTCGCGAAGCGACCAAGACAACCCAAAGCTCCACGTGGACGGCCCGGCTAGTAAGAATCGACCCTCGTCTGTTTCGGGGTCCGAAGAAACGCGCTCGGCTTCCCTCGCTCCACAGACGTGCTGTTGCTGCTGCGTAACCTGCGGAGGGTGCAAGCTCTCGGCGTCGGAGCCCGTGTCGGCctccgccgcgcctgcgtctttctccacATGCCCGTGCGGATTCTTCAACTGGGAAcctggcgtcttctccgccttccaaACCATCGCGATGGACCTCCACCGcacgctgcctcgcctcggcgcgtGTCGgacgcgcgtttcgcgcccTGCTCgggaagagaacagacgcggaggtgtcgagacacctgAAGCACTTGCTGGCAAGACGGAAAACCAGCCCggccgcgaaggcggaaaaactgagcgtggcgaggagacagaggcgcgggagacaatggaaagcgaggcagaggtGGAGAAGGAGTCAATGGAGACAGAAgtgaaggcggaagagatggtagagacgaggggagaaacgaatCGAGAGGTgggcggcgcaggagagaacgccCCCGGAGACGAGGTACAAGGAGAccaggggaaggcgagacggatAGGGGAGAGTCGAAACGAGGAGCGAACCGGGACGGAAAACGACGAAGATGGTAAcagcaaagaagaaggacaaaCATTGAACTTGGCGACTAGTGAGAGCCGCCCCGTCGCGGGGGTGTCTGGGAAAGAGGAATACatcgaagaggcgaaagaggaagatgcgGCTTCACTCCAAAAAGGCAACGACCGACAGTCTGCAAAGAAGCCATcacaagaagaagacagagaggacacCAGGGAGAGATTTGCCGGCTCCGTGCGCAGAGGCTCACCCTCAAAATCAAATTTCGTTACTGTCCAACGACCAGGCTATTGTaatccgccttcttcgtcctcttcttcttcctcttcttcttcttcctcttcttcttcctcttcttcctcctcttgttcttcttcctcctcttcttcgtccttctcttcctcgtctgcctcttcttcgcgatcAAGATCGAAGTCGAGAGAGCGCGTCGACACGCAGGCAGTGCAGCCGCTTCCGTTCTGCGTCCCGGCGAGCCACATGATGTACGAGTATCTGCGCTGCGTGTTGGAGGCTTACGCGGTGTTTCGGCCGGATGTCGGCTACGTCCAGGGCATGGCGTATCTCGCTGGCGCGTTCCTGCTCTACATGGATGAGTATTCCACCTTTGTCTGTCTGAGCAACCTGCTG CTCAGGaagtcgctgcatgcgttctaCACCTTTGACATGGCAGTCGTGGGGCTGTACTTTCGAACTTTCGACGCACTTCTCGCCGAGAAACTCCCCAGAACTGCTGCACATTTTGAGGCCTTGGGCATCAGCAGCGACATGTTCCTCATCGAGTGGATGTACACCCTGTTCACGAG GTGTTTGCCGTTTGAACTCGTCAGTCGCGTCTGggacttcttcctcgttgaGGGCGACATCGTCCTCTTCcaggcttctctcgcgattCTCGCCTACTTCCAAGACGAGCTGCTCAGCGGCAGCCTGGACGAGTGCATGGctgtcttgtcttcttcgacgACAACGCACTTCCAGGCGATGGAG GCTCTCCGACGCGAGCTTCGGCTCGCCCCCATAACTGCTTCCATCTTCACAGTCGCTGCGACTCTTCTACCGTTCTGA